In Bacillota bacterium, the following are encoded in one genomic region:
- a CDS encoding ABC transporter permease, translating into MTGLNRLIAGELKRLVRYKILPVSLVTGLLWIGLFLLVSAEEARGVAPLLLFVDVAVMSILLLGASYHLEKQEGTIRTMMVMPVSLGQILASKIVASLVLALESVAITSLALFLIHGLTFNYGLLLLFIVVGGVAHTAIGFVLSLWSRDFTAMLGLLLCYMFLFTVPSILHSFGVIDAKYRWLLMISPSHAANFLVASAVRGELELPMIIVGSLYLGILAAVLFRFVVGPRFKDNAVRGVS; encoded by the coding sequence AACTGAAACGCCTTGTGCGCTACAAGATACTGCCCGTTAGTTTGGTCACTGGGCTGCTTTGGATAGGGTTGTTTTTGCTTGTTTCGGCGGAAGAGGCGCGGGGAGTGGCACCTTTGCTTCTCTTTGTTGATGTGGCAGTGATGTCCATCTTGCTGTTGGGTGCTTCCTACCACTTGGAAAAGCAGGAGGGAACTATCCGGACTATGATGGTGATGCCTGTGTCCCTGGGCCAAATCCTAGCCTCAAAGATTGTGGCGTCGTTGGTGCTTGCCCTGGAATCGGTGGCTATAACTTCCTTAGCTTTATTCTTGATCCATGGGCTCACTTTCAATTACGGGTTGCTTTTGCTGTTTATAGTGGTCGGCGGTGTGGCCCATACGGCCATCGGTTTTGTGCTGTCCCTGTGGAGTCGGGATTTCACTGCCATGCTGGGTTTGCTTCTTTGTTATATGTTCCTGTTCACGGTACCTTCCATTTTGCACAGTTTTGGTGTGATCGACGCGAAATACCGGTGGTTGTTGATGATCTCGCCGTCCCATGCGGCAAACTTCCTGGTTGCTTCCGCCGTCCGGGGTGAATTGGAACTCCCCATGATCATTGTGGGCTCTCTTTACTTGGGGATATTGGCCGCTGTGCTTTTCCGATTTGTGGTGGGCCCAAGGTTTAAAGATAATGCTGTAAGAGGGGTTAGCTAG